Proteins encoded together in one Lathyrus oleraceus cultivar Zhongwan6 chromosome 5, CAAS_Psat_ZW6_1.0, whole genome shotgun sequence window:
- the LOC127081927 gene encoding argininosuccinate lyase, chloroplastic yields MGGNEVKCLNYGKLVKFKLKKLVNSNVTIYMCKVTDYIVIFNIIDAVSDRDFLLEFLSANAITVVHLSRLGEEWVLWALEEFGFITSSDSVSTGSSIMPQKKNPDPMELVRGKSGRVIGGLVTLLIVCKGLPHAYNRDLQEDEEPVFDSVRAILGMLEVSAEFAMNITFSRERIQKSLPAGFPGATTLADYLVKKVKVGLRWSHVKDVFGGLKMNGYCRMISRHIEF; encoded by the exons ATGGGAGGAAATGAAGTTAAATGTCTAAACTATGGAAAGTTAGTgaaatttaaattgaaaaaattAGTGAATTCGAATGTGACTATTTACATGTGTAAAG TAACTGACTATATTGTTATATTCAATATTATTGATGCAGTTTCTGACCGAGATTTTCTACTAGAGTTTCTTTCTGCTAATGCCATCACAGTAGTGCATCTTTCTCGATTGGGTGAAGAATGGGTATTGTGGGCTTTAGAAGAATTTGGATTTATCACTTCAAGCGACTCTGTTTCAACAGGAAGCAGCATAATGCCTCAGAAAAAGAATCCAGACCCAATGGAACTTGTTCGTGGTAAGTCTGGCAGAGTCATAGGGGGTTTGGTCACTCTTCTAATAGTGTGCAAAGGACTTCCACATGCTTACAATCGCGATTTGCAG GAAGACGAAGAACCAGTGTTTGACAGTGTTAGAGCTATTTTGGGAATGCTTGAAGTCTCAGCAGAATTTGCAATGAACATTACTTTCAGTCGGGAAAGAATACAGAAGTCTTTACCTGCTGGTTTTCCTGGTGCAACAACACTTGCTGACTATCTTGTTAAGAAG GTTAAGGTTGGTTTAAGATGGTCGCATGTGAAGGACGTGTTTGGTGGTTTGAAAATGAACGGTTATTGCAGGATGATATCGCGCCACATTGAGTTTTAA